A single Oryza brachyantha chromosome 8, ObraRS2, whole genome shotgun sequence DNA region contains:
- the LOC102700730 gene encoding 40S ribosomal protein S3-3, with protein MATQISKKKKFVSDGVFYAELNEMLTRELAEDGYSGVEVRVTPMRTEIIIRATRTQNVLGEKGRRIRELTSVVQKRFNFPENGVELYAEKVVNRGLCAIAQAESLRYKLLGGLAVRRACYGVLRFVMESGAKGCEVIVSGKLRAQRAKSMKFKDGYMISSGQPVNEYIDAAVRHVLLRQGVLGIKVKIMLDWDPKGKVGPITPLPDLVTIHAPKEEEELRPPVLIPEA; from the exons ATGGCGACCCAGatcagcaagaagaagaag TTCGTCAGCGATGGCGTGTTCTACGCCGAGCTTAACGAGATGCTGACGCGGGAGCTGGCCGAGGACGGCTACTCCGGCGTGGAGGTGCGCGTCACCCCGATGCGCACGGAGATCATTATCCGGGCCACGAGGACGCAGAACGTTCTCGGCGAGAAGGGGCGCAGGATCAGGGAGCTCACCTCCGTTGTGCAGAAGCGCTTCAACTTCCCCGAGAACGGCGTCGAGCTCTACGCCGAGAAGGTCGTCAACCGCGGCCTCTGCGCCATCGCCCAGGCCGAGTCCCTCCGCTACAAGCTCCTCGGAGGCCTCGCCGTCCGCAG GGCTTGCTATGGTGTTCTTCGCTTTGTTATGGAGAGTGGTGCCAAGGGTTGTGAG GTCATTGTGAGCGGAAAGCTCAGGGCCCAAAGAGCCAAGTCCATGAAGTTCAAGGATGGCTACATGATCTCATCTGGTCAGCCAGTGAATGAGTACATTGACGCGGCTGTGAGACACGTGCTCCTTAGACAG GGTGTTCTTGGTATCAAGGTGAAGATCATGCTCGACTGGGACCCCAAGGGCAAGGTTGGCCCGATCACCCCTCTGCCGGATCTTGTCACCATCCATGCTCctaaggaggaggaggagctgcgcCCTCCGGTCTTGATCCCAGAGGCATAA